The Borreliella mayonii genome has a segment encoding these proteins:
- the pyk gene encoding pyruvate kinase, with amino-acid sequence MISKLTKIVATISDLRCEPEHIKDLYDAGVNVIRLNTAHQSHEDTIKVIENVRKISNKIALMIDTKGPEVRTANIENPIIVKTGDKVIISTSPINEPNNFQTNYDGFVKEVPEGSKVLIDDGELEMTVVNKLPDRLICEIKNDGQIKNKKSINTPGISLKLQSVTEKDKGFIELAAKYNIDFIAHSFVRHSKDVQDVQKILNAAGNPDVKIISKIENQEGIDNIEEIAKASYGIMVARGDMGVEIPAEDVPIAQLKITQTCIQYGIPVITATQMLHTMIENPRPTRAEVSDIANAILNGTDAIMLSGETAYGKYPIEAVKMMTSIAKKVEKHRKRTLYKDELFCDKSITRNYIIKCAIDATKFMDVKAIIVDSLKGKTARIMATYRASVPLFITTNSERLARELALSYGVYSNLVDNNFKRTTEFVVTSLEMLKEQGIVNDKDTVIIISGNPNRNIEKGTEFMEINTVEDAIKGRNI; translated from the coding sequence ATGATTTCAAAGTTAACAAAAATTGTGGCAACAATATCTGATCTTAGATGCGAACCAGAACATATAAAAGATTTATACGATGCAGGAGTAAATGTTATAAGGCTAAATACTGCTCATCAATCACACGAAGATACAATAAAAGTAATAGAGAATGTTAGAAAAATTTCAAATAAAATAGCCCTAATGATTGATACAAAAGGGCCAGAAGTTAGAACAGCAAATATTGAAAATCCTATTATTGTAAAAACTGGAGACAAAGTAATTATCTCAACTTCGCCTATTAATGAGCCTAACAACTTTCAAACCAATTATGATGGATTTGTTAAAGAAGTGCCCGAAGGATCTAAAGTGTTAATTGATGACGGCGAGCTTGAAATGACCGTTGTTAACAAACTGCCTGACCGATTAATTTGTGAAATTAAAAACGATGGTCAAATTAAAAATAAAAAATCAATCAACACTCCAGGAATTTCTCTTAAACTACAATCAGTAACCGAAAAAGACAAAGGTTTTATTGAGCTTGCAGCAAAATATAATATTGATTTTATTGCCCATTCGTTTGTAAGACATTCCAAAGACGTTCAAGATGTTCAAAAAATTTTAAATGCTGCTGGAAATCCTGATGTAAAAATTATATCCAAAATAGAAAATCAAGAAGGAATTGACAATATTGAAGAAATTGCAAAAGCCTCTTACGGAATAATGGTTGCAAGAGGAGATATGGGAGTTGAAATTCCTGCAGAAGATGTACCCATTGCTCAACTTAAAATAACACAAACCTGCATACAATATGGAATACCCGTGATTACAGCAACTCAAATGCTTCATACAATGATTGAAAACCCAAGACCTACTAGAGCAGAAGTATCTGACATAGCTAACGCTATTTTAAACGGCACAGATGCAATTATGTTATCCGGAGAAACCGCATACGGGAAATATCCAATTGAAGCTGTAAAAATGATGACAAGCATTGCTAAAAAAGTTGAAAAACACAGAAAAAGGACTCTATATAAAGATGAACTTTTTTGCGATAAAAGCATTACAAGAAACTATATTATCAAATGTGCAATCGATGCCACAAAATTTATGGACGTAAAAGCAATTATTGTGGATTCTCTGAAAGGCAAAACAGCAAGAATAATGGCAACTTACAGAGCAAGTGTTCCATTATTCATTACAACAAATAGCGAGAGACTGGCAAGAGAATTAGCATTATCTTATGGGGTTTATTCTAATCTTGTAGACAATAATTTTAAAAGAACTACCGAATTTGTAGTAACTTCTCTTGAAATGTTAAAAGAACAAGGTATTGTTAATGATAAAGACACTGTAATAATTATTTCTGGCAACCCAAATAGAAATATTGAAAAAGGAACAGAATTTATGGAAATAAACACAGTAGAAGATGCAATCAAAGGACGAAATATATAA
- the amrB gene encoding AmmeMemoRadiSam system protein B: protein MVENIFYSNNTNSLSFKLKEKKTHKAILTSYGSYEFFLKNECLFKKIISNQTNNVFIISEAKSNFLINISNHHVWRIFNKNIEVNLKILKSLKNLNFINIDDKLIENDHKIELTLNFISNMKENIKIIPIIFGKTCNKHLLKFCEFLKPFISKKENSFILLSYFISKSTNIKKALKLEENLKNILLEGETPTFNLILENYKSKKIFPENINAIMTISSLFKNFEFTDSKITFNSPEYLISTSILIK, encoded by the coding sequence TTGGTTGAAAACATATTTTATTCAAATAATACAAACAGCTTATCATTTAAGCTAAAAGAAAAAAAAACTCACAAAGCCATCCTAACAAGTTATGGAAGCTATGAGTTTTTTTTAAAAAATGAATGTCTATTTAAAAAAATAATATCAAATCAAACCAATAATGTATTTATAATTTCTGAAGCAAAAAGCAATTTTTTAATTAATATATCCAATCATCATGTGTGGAGAATTTTTAATAAAAATATTGAAGTAAACTTAAAGATATTAAAATCATTAAAAAATTTAAATTTTATTAATATAGACGATAAATTAATCGAAAATGATCATAAAATTGAACTTACATTAAATTTCATTAGCAACATGAAGGAAAATATAAAAATAATTCCAATAATTTTTGGGAAAACTTGCAATAAGCATTTACTAAAATTTTGCGAGTTTTTAAAACCTTTTATAAGCAAAAAAGAAAATTCATTTATTTTGCTATCTTACTTTATTTCAAAATCCACAAACATAAAAAAAGCCTTAAAGCTTGAAGAAAATTTAAAAAATATCTTACTTGAGGGAGAAACACCAACTTTTAATCTAATACTAGAAAACTATAAATCAAAAAAAATATTTCCGGAAAACATAAATGCAATCATGACTATTTCAAGCCTTTTTAAAAATTTTGAATTTACAGATTCAAAAATAACATTTAACTCCCCAGAATACTTAATATCAACCAGCATTCTAATAAAATAA
- the rpmB gene encoding 50S ribosomal protein L28, whose translation MARKCEITGKKTMFGNNVPRKGLAKKKGGAGQHIGVKTKRTFKVNLINKKFFIPNLGRSVKVKVSANALRSISKIGLDAFLKKNCKRIENFL comes from the coding sequence ATGGCTAGGAAGTGCGAGATAACAGGGAAAAAAACTATGTTTGGAAACAATGTTCCAAGGAAGGGGCTTGCCAAGAAAAAAGGAGGAGCTGGACAACATATTGGAGTAAAAACCAAAAGAACCTTTAAGGTCAATTTAATAAATAAAAAATTTTTTATTCCAAATCTTGGAAGAAGTGTTAAAGTCAAGGTTTCTGCTAATGCATTAAGAAGTATTTCAAAGATAGGACTTGATGCTTTTTTAAAGAAAAACTGCAAAAGAATAGAAAACTTTTTATAA
- a CDS encoding CarD family transcriptional regulator, with the protein MAFLLNQSVVYPMHGVGTIKDIRTQEFNGEIIDYYEIHFPFNDMIFMVPVAKVDDFGIRALVSREKVEEVFDVIKEFEGQIDSKKIKDGGHEFYKKSDILDTAKLYKFLYKKSTQKELPFYEKRILNDFELILEHEISLALQISFEEAKKKIKNILVDNKKA; encoded by the coding sequence ATGGCATTTTTGCTAAATCAATCAGTAGTTTATCCAATGCATGGAGTAGGCACGATTAAGGATATTAGGACTCAAGAATTTAATGGTGAGATTATTGATTATTATGAAATACATTTTCCATTTAATGATATGATTTTTATGGTTCCTGTTGCTAAAGTTGACGATTTTGGAATTAGAGCTTTGGTTAGCAGGGAAAAAGTAGAAGAAGTTTTTGATGTTATTAAAGAGTTTGAAGGTCAAATAGATTCAAAAAAAATAAAAGATGGTGGTCATGAATTTTATAAAAAAAGCGATATTTTGGATACAGCAAAGTTATATAAATTTTTATATAAAAAATCTACTCAAAAAGAACTTCCTTTTTACGAAAAAAGGATTTTGAATGATTTTGAGTTAATATTGGAGCACGAGATTAGCTTAGCTTTGCAAATTAGCTTTGAAGAGGCTAAGAAGAAAATTAAAAATATTTTGGTCGATAATAAAAAGGCTTAA
- a CDS encoding 16S rRNA (uracil(1498)-N(3))-methyltransferase: protein MKQIVLDANCLMGDFIIVEDMRTYHHLVNVRRLKKGDKLNILLKDKELRASEILEIGSNFIKFTTNKIDKIEKNNFEISIFISSLKGKKIDLVLRQVVEIGVSEINIINADRSVSKIDISSASAKILRFSKIIDEAIKQSGNKIVPKINFYNNFFYLPYSFCTTRYYVAHPSGMILSKNENFDNFSKIGIIIGPEGCFSESEIVFFKDKDFNFVRFNTPILRADTAIVYSLAYFKALLEDYNG, encoded by the coding sequence GTGAAGCAAATTGTTTTGGATGCGAATTGCTTAATGGGCGATTTTATTATTGTTGAAGATATGAGAACATATCATCATCTTGTCAATGTAAGACGACTTAAAAAGGGCGATAAGCTAAATATTCTTTTAAAAGATAAAGAATTAAGGGCTTCAGAAATATTGGAGATTGGTAGTAACTTTATTAAGTTTACTACCAATAAAATAGATAAAATTGAAAAAAATAATTTTGAGATAAGCATTTTTATTTCTAGTTTAAAGGGTAAAAAAATAGACTTGGTGTTAAGACAGGTTGTTGAGATTGGAGTTTCAGAAATTAATATTATTAATGCGGATCGTTCTGTGTCAAAAATAGATATAAGCAGCGCCTCTGCCAAAATTTTAAGATTTTCAAAAATAATAGATGAGGCAATAAAGCAAAGTGGTAATAAAATTGTTCCTAAAATTAATTTTTATAATAATTTTTTTTATTTACCTTATTCTTTTTGCACTACTAGATATTATGTTGCTCATCCAAGCGGAATGATTTTAAGCAAGAATGAGAATTTTGACAATTTTAGCAAAATTGGAATTATAATAGGTCCTGAAGGTTGCTTTTCGGAGTCAGAAATTGTCTTTTTCAAGGATAAAGACTTTAATTTTGTAAGGTTTAATACTCCAATTTTACGAGCAGATACGGCTATTGTTTATTCGCTTGCTTATTTTAAGGCATTATTAGAGGATTATAATGGCTAA
- a CDS encoding S41 family peptidase: protein MKNKFLICVYFLLTLGISSLVIVESIFAFDESNNKLSRSNYEQMMIQAFEFVKENYVDPVSDEVIFEGALKGIFQALGDPYSQYLTKKDLEEISKTTVGDYVGIGISIIKKMHSQDKQDKLKDLDPNTACVSIVTPFEGGPAYKAGIKSGDCITAVDGKSVYSMEVDQVVDLLKGKEGTKVKVSILRGKNLTLDFELTREKIEIQTIKYDVINSDIGYIRIVSFNPHTSVDFKKALDNLKDKNIKSLILDLRLNTGGYFQAAIKMADDILSKGTIVSTKSRNSSKPVDYKASSKQVLPSDIKIVALIDRSSASASEVFVGALKDNKRAYIIGEKSYGKGLIQHVVPFYTGGFKITSSKYYTPSGKSIHKVGIEPDLEIKSPDFSEEEALIYKEIFDKKLIEGFLKGKKSITEQEIDFFVENLIKENPKYKIDKEFLGKYVFFNYYQDNNKELPIYNLHYDKALKAACEYLSKLGD from the coding sequence ATGAAGAATAAATTTTTAATATGTGTGTATTTTTTATTGACTTTAGGTATAAGCTCTTTAGTAATTGTTGAATCTATTTTTGCTTTTGATGAATCTAATAATAAGCTATCAAGATCAAATTATGAACAGATGATGATTCAAGCTTTTGAATTTGTAAAAGAAAATTATGTTGATCCTGTAAGCGATGAAGTAATTTTTGAAGGCGCTTTAAAAGGAATATTTCAGGCCTTAGGTGATCCTTATTCTCAATATTTGACAAAAAAGGATTTAGAAGAAATTTCAAAAACAACAGTAGGAGATTATGTTGGCATTGGAATTTCTATAATAAAAAAAATGCATTCTCAAGATAAGCAAGACAAGTTAAAAGATCTTGATCCTAATACTGCTTGTGTTTCTATTGTCACGCCTTTTGAAGGAGGTCCAGCTTATAAAGCTGGAATTAAATCTGGAGATTGTATTACCGCTGTTGATGGCAAGAGTGTTTATTCTATGGAAGTAGATCAAGTTGTTGATCTTTTAAAAGGTAAAGAAGGTACAAAGGTTAAAGTATCTATTCTTAGGGGAAAAAATTTAACATTGGATTTTGAACTTACAAGAGAAAAGATAGAAATACAAACAATCAAGTATGATGTTATTAATTCAGATATTGGCTATATAAGAATAGTGAGCTTCAATCCACACACCTCTGTAGATTTTAAAAAAGCTTTAGACAATCTTAAGGATAAAAATATTAAATCTTTAATTTTAGATTTAAGACTTAATACTGGGGGATATTTTCAGGCAGCTATAAAAATGGCGGATGATATTTTATCTAAAGGAACTATTGTTTCTACAAAATCAAGAAATTCTAGCAAGCCTGTTGATTATAAGGCAAGCTCAAAACAAGTTTTGCCTTCAGATATAAAAATTGTTGCTTTAATAGACAGATCATCAGCCTCAGCATCAGAGGTTTTTGTAGGGGCCTTAAAAGACAATAAAAGAGCTTATATTATAGGGGAAAAGTCTTATGGCAAGGGGCTTATTCAGCATGTAGTTCCTTTTTACACTGGTGGATTTAAAATTACAAGCTCAAAGTATTATACTCCGTCTGGAAAGAGTATTCATAAGGTTGGGATTGAGCCTGATTTGGAAATAAAATCTCCAGATTTTTCTGAGGAGGAAGCATTAATATATAAAGAAATTTTTGACAAAAAGCTGATAGAAGGCTTTTTGAAGGGTAAAAAATCCATTACCGAACAAGAGATTGATTTTTTTGTTGAGAATCTTATTAAAGAAAATCCAAAATATAAAATTGATAAAGAATTTTTAGGCAAGTATGTGTTTTTTAATTACTATCAAGATAATAATAAAGAATTACCAATTTATAATCTACATTATGATAAGGCTTTAAAAGCAGCTTGTGAGTATTTGTCTAAATTAGGTGATTAA
- a CDS encoding MinD/ParA family protein, which yields MITIPVASGKGGVGKSLFSTNIAICLANEGKSVLLVDLDLGASNLHSMLNIIPKKSIGTFLKTKINFSDIIIQSGIKNLNFIAGDSDIPELANIAASQKKTIIKNLKSLKYDYLVIDLGAGTAFNIIDFFLMSKRGVIITTPTVTATMNAYLFLKNIIFRLLSSVFKRGTKGNEILRTIKQNSIDLQRVYIPNLLLKLESEDPENYFKFNKLFKTISPFMIFNMLKTPKDIEKTEKIIKSAKNYLSINLQSIGAIYKDEIVDQALNSKIPITIYKPTSSTSKSIKKIAKKLIEIEDLTNDAELLNEEDLNESYDFILREAQEEYIEKIEYLESLIKNKTIESSEIIDIIKSQKREIETLRKQNMLFKKKLFEKLEKAKEV from the coding sequence TTGATTACTATTCCTGTAGCCAGTGGTAAGGGAGGAGTTGGCAAATCCCTTTTCTCGACAAACATAGCAATTTGCCTGGCAAACGAAGGAAAAAGCGTATTACTTGTTGATCTTGACCTTGGAGCATCTAATTTGCATTCAATGCTAAACATTATCCCCAAAAAAAGTATAGGAACATTTTTAAAAACAAAGATTAATTTCTCAGACATTATTATTCAATCTGGAATTAAAAATCTAAACTTCATTGCAGGAGATTCTGACATTCCAGAACTTGCTAATATAGCTGCCTCTCAAAAAAAAACTATAATAAAAAATTTAAAATCCTTAAAATATGATTACTTAGTGATTGATCTTGGAGCAGGAACGGCTTTTAATATCATAGACTTTTTTTTAATGTCAAAAAGAGGAGTAATAATAACAACACCAACAGTAACAGCAACAATGAATGCATATTTATTTCTTAAAAATATAATATTTAGACTGTTATCAAGCGTGTTTAAAAGAGGTACAAAAGGAAATGAAATTCTCAGAACAATAAAACAAAATTCAATCGATCTTCAAAGGGTATATATACCTAATTTACTGTTAAAACTTGAAAGCGAAGATCCTGAAAATTATTTTAAATTTAACAAATTGTTTAAAACAATTAGTCCTTTTATGATATTTAATATGCTAAAAACTCCTAAAGACATTGAAAAAACCGAAAAAATAATAAAATCAGCAAAAAACTATTTAAGCATAAATTTACAAAGTATTGGAGCAATCTATAAAGATGAAATAGTTGATCAAGCTTTAAACAGTAAAATCCCCATAACTATATACAAACCTACAAGCTCAACCTCTAAAAGTATAAAAAAAATTGCAAAAAAATTGATCGAAATTGAAGATTTAACAAATGACGCCGAGCTTTTAAACGAAGAAGATTTAAATGAAAGTTATGATTTTATACTAAGAGAAGCTCAAGAAGAATATATTGAAAAAATTGAATACCTTGAATCGTTGATAAAAAATAAAACAATAGAAAGTAGCGAAATTATTGATATAATAAAATCTCAGAAAAGAGAAATCGAAACCTTAAGAAAGCAAAATATGTTATTTAAAAAAAAGCTTTTTGAAAAGCTTGAAAAGGCTAAGGAGGTCTAA
- the lgt gene encoding prolipoprotein diacylglyceryl transferase translates to MPNYINYPSWLHPEVIQGIPITWYSLSYILIILISYKFIWYQIQSDNIDIKKEDYETFMFSLVLGAILGGRLASTLVYDKSGIYYSHPWLILLPFDQHWNFTGFRGMAIHGGFLGAIIAPLIIINTKLKNTNVQKYFLKLTDYGSIAFSSGYILGRLANFANAELYGRVMKGGIIFPNAEPFDTNIPGVKEFASSVGLEISPHDLLINLPRIPSQLIEGFFEGPVTFLLLWFLFRKIKKYDGFIFGVYVMLYAFFRFFIEYLREPDKELGFIINYRPIKSLSEFSFLNISMGQILSLTLMLSGLIWIIATKKIEDNKIKNNTNLAYKN, encoded by the coding sequence ATGCCAAATTATATAAATTACCCAAGTTGGTTACATCCTGAAGTGATTCAAGGTATACCAATTACATGGTATAGCCTATCTTATATTTTAATCATATTAATCTCTTATAAGTTTATTTGGTATCAAATACAATCAGACAACATTGATATCAAAAAAGAAGACTATGAAACATTTATGTTCTCACTTGTACTTGGAGCAATTTTAGGAGGCAGATTGGCATCTACCTTGGTTTACGATAAATCGGGAATTTATTATTCTCATCCCTGGTTAATCCTTTTACCATTCGACCAACATTGGAATTTTACAGGTTTTAGAGGCATGGCCATCCATGGTGGTTTTTTAGGAGCAATAATCGCTCCTCTAATCATAATAAATACAAAGCTTAAAAATACAAATGTTCAAAAATATTTTCTAAAACTAACAGACTATGGATCAATAGCTTTTTCTTCTGGCTACATACTTGGAAGACTTGCTAATTTCGCAAATGCAGAACTTTATGGAAGAGTAATGAAAGGGGGAATAATATTTCCCAATGCAGAACCATTTGATACAAATATACCAGGTGTAAAAGAATTTGCATCATCGGTAGGACTTGAAATTTCGCCTCATGACTTGCTAATCAACCTCCCAAGAATACCTTCTCAACTTATTGAAGGATTTTTCGAAGGACCTGTAACTTTTCTGTTGCTATGGTTTTTATTTAGAAAAATCAAAAAATATGACGGATTTATTTTTGGTGTATATGTAATGCTTTATGCTTTTTTCAGATTTTTTATTGAATATTTAAGAGAACCGGATAAAGAGCTTGGATTTATAATAAACTACAGACCAATTAAAAGCCTGTCTGAATTTTCTTTTTTAAACATATCAATGGGACAAATTCTCTCACTAACACTAATGCTCTCAGGTTTAATCTGGATAATAGCCACTAAAAAAATTGAAGATAACAAAATAAAAAATAATACCAACTTGGCATACAAAAATTAA
- the pdeA gene encoding cyclic di-GMP phosphodiesterase PdeA encodes MNGVNNYQNINSIIISKNEINVRDLIKLKSIFNLIQIVKSEKALYSEYVKQNNIKFAIIYNYENPIDFSINIANELKNKNKIHSIIISNQKFDEEYLKFNHIEIIKDISELEYKQSLIHQKKLFCDNKNTTLDFFLNLSELIKEIVIITNTKNEIIYINEKGSKNLNIPMKTSGNIIKVTDIDIRDLEKLKKIDLSYHTNSIPEFKNILITDCLLTLKNNKKLHVDIFISTIAQNNIDKLITIKEIPNSNKIENYKYLEIIDSQDEIQNVYQIEKLLVNNMDIYKKKRIYLLNLDVSLTTEYEYKEDKEKLNVKILKIMYSKIMSLYSEYIFKLKHNNLIVIICTSGGEKQIISIAQKIKKTIALAFKKEDIIIFKFNIGIIEVNLKENLEFKIPKLMMATKISSEYKESNPTIYKEELPEALILKNQNKIFQYILKAIKNDFFTLYYQKINPLKKNLKPKIEILTRLFDHMGRPIPNDQIFNLIDKYNLTVEVDKLVVKKALREYKSFVSKNGVHIFSINISPYSLKSQNFRIFLRDTLLKSQIPLQNICLEITENGILENFEIINKYFQELKSFGIKLALDDFGSGHTSLSYIKTLPIDLLKIDGSFIKAINSSEIDFVIIKSIKKIADTKNIKIIAEFVYNEEILKKINELEIDYGQGFLWHKPEPI; translated from the coding sequence ATGAATGGAGTTAATAATTATCAAAATATAAATTCTATTATAATCTCTAAAAACGAAATTAATGTTAGAGATCTTATAAAGCTTAAATCTATTTTTAACTTAATTCAAATCGTAAAATCTGAAAAAGCTTTATACAGTGAATATGTAAAACAAAATAATATTAAATTCGCTATTATTTATAACTATGAAAACCCAATAGATTTTTCAATAAACATTGCAAATGAACTAAAAAATAAAAACAAAATCCATTCTATTATAATTAGCAATCAAAAATTTGATGAGGAATATTTAAAATTTAATCACATAGAAATAATAAAAGATATAAGCGAATTAGAATATAAGCAAAGCTTAATACACCAAAAAAAACTATTTTGCGACAATAAAAACACAACTCTGGATTTCTTCTTAAATTTATCAGAACTCATAAAAGAAATAGTAATAATCACAAATACCAAAAATGAAATTATTTATATTAATGAAAAAGGTAGTAAAAATCTTAATATTCCAATGAAAACCTCTGGAAATATAATCAAAGTAACCGACATAGATATTAGAGATTTGGAAAAGTTAAAAAAAATAGATTTAAGTTATCATACAAATTCTATTCCTGAATTTAAAAATATATTAATAACCGATTGTCTTTTAACTTTAAAAAATAACAAAAAACTACATGTAGATATATTTATTAGCACAATCGCTCAAAATAATATTGACAAATTAATAACAATTAAAGAAATACCAAACTCCAATAAAATAGAAAACTATAAATACCTAGAAATTATTGATTCGCAAGACGAGATTCAAAATGTTTATCAAATTGAAAAATTACTAGTAAACAATATGGATATTTACAAAAAGAAAAGAATATATTTGCTTAATTTAGACGTATCCCTAACAACAGAATATGAATACAAAGAGGATAAAGAAAAGCTTAATGTAAAAATACTTAAAATAATGTATTCAAAAATAATGTCGCTGTACTCTGAATATATTTTTAAGCTAAAACACAACAATTTAATAGTAATCATATGCACAAGTGGCGGTGAAAAACAAATAATCTCAATTGCCCAAAAAATCAAAAAAACAATTGCGCTGGCATTTAAAAAAGAAGATATTATTATATTCAAATTCAATATTGGAATAATAGAGGTAAATTTAAAAGAAAACTTAGAATTCAAAATCCCCAAATTAATGATGGCTACAAAAATATCATCAGAATATAAAGAATCTAATCCTACTATATACAAAGAAGAACTGCCAGAAGCATTGATTTTAAAAAATCAAAACAAAATCTTTCAATATATACTCAAAGCAATAAAAAATGATTTTTTCACTCTTTATTATCAAAAAATAAATCCTCTTAAAAAAAACTTAAAGCCCAAAATAGAAATCTTGACAAGACTTTTTGACCATATGGGCAGACCAATTCCAAACGATCAAATTTTTAACTTAATAGACAAATACAATTTAACCGTTGAAGTTGACAAATTAGTGGTTAAAAAAGCTTTAAGAGAATATAAAAGTTTTGTATCAAAAAATGGAGTTCACATTTTCTCAATCAACATATCTCCTTATTCACTAAAATCCCAAAACTTTCGAATCTTTTTAAGAGATACTTTATTGAAAAGCCAAATCCCACTTCAAAATATATGCTTAGAAATAACAGAAAATGGAATTCTTGAAAATTTTGAGATAATAAATAAATATTTTCAAGAATTAAAAAGTTTTGGAATCAAACTAGCACTTGATGACTTTGGAAGCGGACATACATCACTCTCATATATTAAAACACTACCAATAGACTTGCTTAAAATAGACGGATCTTTCATAAAAGCAATAAACTCCAGTGAAATAGATTTTGTAATAATAAAATCTATTAAAAAAATAGCAGATACAAAAAATATAAAAATTATTGCCGAATTTGTGTATAATGAGGAAATATTAAAAAAAATAAATGAACTAGAAATAGACTACGGACAAGGATTTTTATGGCACAAACCAGAACCAATATAA
- the mgsA gene encoding methylglyoxal synthase has translation MEKKIALIAHDKKKDDLVNFVKQNYLFLSKFKLIATGTTGSRIQQATDLTIIKYKSGPMGGDQQIGAEVAEGNILAIFFFRDPLTSQPHEPDVSALIRLCDVHKIPLATNVKTAEILIKGLESLIF, from the coding sequence ATGGAAAAAAAAATAGCATTAATCGCGCATGATAAAAAAAAGGATGATTTGGTAAATTTTGTCAAACAAAACTATCTCTTCTTATCTAAATTCAAGCTTATTGCAACAGGAACAACAGGATCCAGAATCCAACAAGCTACTGATCTTACAATTATTAAATATAAATCAGGCCCTATGGGAGGAGATCAGCAAATTGGAGCTGAAGTAGCTGAAGGGAATATATTAGCTATATTTTTCTTTAGAGATCCCCTAACAAGCCAGCCCCACGAGCCAGATGTATCAGCTCTTATTAGGCTTTGCGATGTACATAAAATACCGCTTGCAACCAACGTAAAAACAGCAGAAATTTTAATAAAAGGACTTGAAAGCTTGATTTTTTAG
- the p22 gene encoding lipoprotein P22: MYKNGFFKNYLLLFFLFLIIACTSKDSSNEYVEEQEADSSSKLDDSKIDEHTIGHVFHAMGVVHSKKDRKSLGKNIKVFYFSEQDGHFQTVPSKEDAKLIVYFYDNIYAGEAPINISGKEAFIFVGITSDLKKIINSNLHGVRSDLIGTFKDLNIKNSKLEITVDENNSDAKTFLESVNYIIDGVEKISSMLTN, translated from the coding sequence ATGTATAAAAATGGTTTTTTTAAAAACTATTTACTATTGTTTTTTTTATTTTTAATAATTGCTTGTACTTCAAAAGACAGCTCAAATGAATATGTTGAGGAGCAAGAGGCGGATAGCTCTTCTAAGCTTGATGATTCTAAAATAGATGAACATACTATTGGGCATGTTTTTCATGCTATGGGAGTAGTTCATTCAAAAAAGGATCGAAAAAGTTTGGGTAAAAATATAAAGGTTTTTTATTTTTCTGAACAAGATGGACACTTTCAAACAGTACCCTCAAAAGAGGATGCAAAGTTAATAGTTTATTTTTATGACAATATTTATGCAGGAGAAGCTCCGATTAATATTTCTGGAAAAGAGGCCTTTATTTTTGTTGGGATTACCTCTGATTTAAAAAAGATTATAAATAGTAATTTACATGGTGTGCGAAGCGATCTTATTGGTACTTTTAAAGATCTTAATATTAAAAATTCAAAATTGGAAATAACAGTTGATGAAAATAATTCAGATGCCAAGACTTTCCTTGAATCTGTTAATTATATTATCGACGGTGTTGAAAAAATTTCATCTATGTTAACGAATTAA